In one window of Mercurialis annua linkage group LG4, ddMerAnnu1.2, whole genome shotgun sequence DNA:
- the LOC126678567 gene encoding tetraspanin-8-like, producing the protein MSSNIISRKLAISFINHSCLLLGLAASFSWLYFGQRVSSWGRALHPNPLVDLGLLSLAVWLFKKMTCWFFPSRKTKITNLISLAMLQILIMIILVMGYAMVVTHKGEGRVVPGKAYKEYDRGDFSKEFIRACSSGESQTGLMYDAAADSGVCTRFGEQFNHLNELEFYNTNLTPLQSGCCKPPSYCSYEFKNATIWKEKYLRKYFFKKDCMYWINEGEKTLLDGYCFYCDSCMGAILFNIKSEWRHMVLTDTLVFISLLLFYSLRRRFFSYFH; encoded by the exons ATGTCAAGCAATATCATCAGCAGAAAGTTGGCGATAAGTTTCATCAACCACTCGTGTTTGTTATTAGGACTAGCAGCTTCGTTTTCATGGCTATACTTTGGCCAGCGCGTGAGTTCTTGGGGAAGAGCTCTTCATCCGAACCCCCTCGTAGACCTGGGGCTATTATCGTTGGCTGTATGGCTCTTTAAGAAGATGACGTGCTGGTTTTTTCCGAGTCGCAAAACAAAGATAACCAATTTGATTTCTCTGGCCATGCTTCAAATCCTCATCATGATCATCCTGGTCATGGGTTATGCCATGGTGGTCACCCATAAGGGAGAAGGAAGGGTAGTTCCTGGAAAAGCCTACAAAGAGTATGATCGTGGGGACTTTTCCAAGGAGTTTATCAGAGCATGTTCATCAGGAGAATCACAGACGGGTCTTATGTACGATGCGGCAGCAGATTCCGGAGTTTGCACTAGATTTGGAGAGCAATTCAATCATCTTAATGAGTTGGAGTTCTACAATACCAATTTGACTCCATTACag TCAGGTTGCTGTAAACCGCCCAGCTATTGTTCTTATGAGTTCAAGAATGCAACAATTTGGAAAGAAAAATACCTCAGAAAATACTTTTTCAAAAAAGACTGTATGTATTGGATAAATGAAGGTGAAAAAACACTACTGGATGGGTACTGTTTCTATTGCGATTCGTGCATGGGTGCCATACTTTTCAACATAAAGTCGGAATGGAGACATATGGTCCTTACCGATACACTTGTATTTATATCATTGCTCCTTTTCTACTCATTACGCCGTCGTTTTTTTTCCTATTTCCATTAA